Proteins encoded together in one bacterium window:
- a CDS encoding aminoglycoside phosphotransferase family protein, whose product MSHAIRIPDNCEFPQLHALADKKRLAAALQQQLGASCTHRIARCRLLRLHYKPGICRVQIKAKISDDTGRELGEQIYCGRIFPAGEGRSAFAAARHTDLLQTAFGRSLSFIPEWEMVLWAYPNDPDLPALTTLLQPDKLRALIAAAPQALGLEPHDQPVTATATVIKHVPGQRCMFLVDLTYAQHGTHRVFGKAYTEGAGRAAFNLMQAIWQTSARQRGEFRLPRPYSYDAQLDLVWQEAIAGQALSELEDKAELPRLGRRAGEALAAFHGSGLQLPEQMNLAYQMQELQRAHAAVHESFPQYVAAFSAIHDRLLAAQAQLPPVRLTPVHASFKFSHLLHDGRNLVFIDFDGANQGDPCYDLGRFAAYLGKMQAQGEITADLAQRTFANFRAAYLQNATQAIADERIAWFASSQLLSSQVYKAMKSSEATLVEQLLLLAANAWTDYAG is encoded by the coding sequence ATGTCGCACGCGATCCGCATTCCTGACAATTGCGAATTTCCGCAACTGCATGCCCTCGCGGACAAAAAACGCCTGGCGGCGGCTTTGCAGCAACAGCTCGGCGCGTCCTGCACGCACCGGATTGCGCGCTGCCGGCTGCTGCGTCTCCACTACAAGCCCGGCATTTGCCGCGTGCAGATCAAAGCAAAAATCAGCGATGACACCGGCCGCGAGCTGGGCGAACAAATCTACTGCGGCAGGATTTTCCCGGCGGGTGAAGGCCGCAGCGCCTTCGCAGCCGCCCGCCATACTGATCTTCTCCAAACCGCGTTTGGCCGCAGCCTGAGCTTCATTCCCGAATGGGAGATGGTGTTGTGGGCTTATCCCAATGATCCTGACCTGCCCGCGCTCACCACGCTGCTGCAGCCGGACAAGTTGCGCGCGTTGATTGCAGCCGCGCCGCAGGCTTTGGGCCTGGAGCCACATGACCAGCCGGTGACGGCGACGGCAACCGTGATCAAACACGTGCCGGGGCAGCGTTGCATGTTCCTGGTTGACCTCACCTACGCGCAGCACGGCACGCACCGGGTGTTCGGCAAGGCCTATACCGAAGGCGCGGGCCGGGCCGCATTCAATTTGATGCAGGCCATCTGGCAAACTTCCGCCCGCCAGCGCGGGGAATTTCGGCTGCCGCGGCCTTACTCGTATGACGCGCAGCTCGACCTCGTTTGGCAGGAGGCAATTGCCGGCCAAGCCCTGTCCGAGTTGGAAGACAAAGCAGAATTGCCGCGCCTCGGCCGGCGCGCCGGTGAAGCGCTGGCCGCGTTTCACGGCAGCGGCTTGCAGCTTCCGGAGCAGATGAATCTTGCTTATCAAATGCAAGAGCTGCAGCGCGCCCATGCCGCGGTGCACGAGTCGTTTCCGCAGTACGTCGCGGCGTTCTCGGCAATCCACGATCGTTTGCTGGCCGCGCAAGCGCAGTTGCCGCCGGTACGGCTGACGCCGGTGCACGCCTCGTTCAAATTCAGCCACCTTCTGCACGACGGCCGGAATCTGGTCTTCATCGATTTTGATGGCGCCAATCAAGGTGATCCCTGCTATGATCTCGGTCGCTTCGCTGCGTATCTCGGCAAGATGCAGGCGCAGGGCGAAATCACGGCGGACCTGGCGCAACGCACATTTGCCAATTTTCGCGCCGCCTATTTACAAAACGCAACACAGGCGATTGCCGACGAACGCATCGCGTGGTTCGCCAGCAGCCAGCTGCTCAGTAGCCAGGTGTACAAAGCGATGAAATCTTCCGAGGCCACGCTGGTGGAGCAACTGCTCCTCCTGGCGGCGAACGCTTGGACGGACTATGCCGGTTGA
- a CDS encoding RtcB family protein, translating into MAHPIAKQPKSGELPIKFFLTPEMMPDAETLAQLQVLAATPGLDHYVGVLPDIHRKSRNLSPTGTVVASKSVIVPRAVDTGICCGMRMIRSDIEVRELTPAVLDELFAELQRTIPVFEHEPDILNKEELAELLVQGGAWSQKRYGLSEEEMSCIEDRGTQATDSAQAEKILACLPKQALKKGRRCYSTLGDGNHFLELQEIVEVLAPEMARRLGLVPGRALFMLHTGSRSVGSKTMKGYLASWEEEASFMQAMTRGTPIWSMPVEAEIAQEYLRAIAAASNFGFANRIALTERLRAAVRHVLRDDSLSLPLLYDCAHVSIKPEEWRGERLWVHRHGASRALPASRLRDHALFSHTGQPLPIPGSMGHASYVGVAAEGAVETFYSVNHGAGRVLDKPEAVAAFTEQLVVRELETKNIRLYRYGEGNLAEQAPSSFKDVSQVVAAMAALGLAQPVVRLRPVAVLKG; encoded by the coding sequence ATGGCACATCCGATTGCAAAGCAGCCCAAAAGCGGCGAATTGCCCATCAAGTTCTTCCTCACACCCGAGATGATGCCCGATGCGGAAACGCTGGCGCAGTTGCAGGTGCTGGCCGCAACGCCGGGATTGGATCATTATGTCGGCGTGCTGCCGGACATTCATCGCAAGAGCCGTAACCTCAGCCCGACCGGCACCGTGGTGGCCTCCAAATCCGTCATCGTGCCGCGCGCGGTGGACACCGGCATTTGCTGCGGCATGCGCATGATTCGCAGTGATATCGAAGTGCGGGAACTCACGCCCGCCGTGCTCGACGAGCTTTTCGCCGAGTTGCAGCGAACGATTCCGGTCTTCGAGCATGAACCCGACATTCTCAACAAGGAGGAACTCGCCGAACTGCTGGTGCAGGGCGGAGCGTGGAGCCAGAAGCGCTACGGTCTCAGCGAGGAAGAAATGAGCTGCATCGAAGATCGCGGCACCCAGGCGACCGATAGCGCGCAGGCGGAGAAGATTCTGGCCTGCCTGCCCAAGCAGGCGCTCAAGAAAGGCCGGCGCTGTTACAGCACCCTTGGCGACGGCAATCATTTTCTCGAACTGCAGGAAATCGTCGAAGTGCTCGCGCCGGAAATGGCCCGCCGTCTCGGCCTGGTGCCGGGCCGGGCGCTGTTCATGCTGCACACCGGCTCGCGCAGCGTAGGCAGCAAGACCATGAAGGGCTATTTGGCAAGCTGGGAGGAGGAGGCGAGCTTCATGCAGGCCATGACGCGCGGCACGCCGATTTGGTCGATGCCGGTGGAAGCGGAGATCGCGCAGGAATATCTGCGCGCGATTGCGGCAGCCTCCAACTTCGGTTTTGCCAATCGCATCGCGCTCACCGAGCGGCTGCGCGCGGCGGTGCGCCACGTGTTGCGCGACGATTCGCTGTCCTTGCCGCTGTTGTATGATTGCGCCCACGTCAGCATCAAGCCGGAGGAATGGCGCGGCGAGAGGTTGTGGGTGCATCGGCACGGCGCCAGCCGCGCGCTGCCGGCGTCACGCCTGCGCGACCATGCGCTCTTCAGCCACACCGGCCAGCCCCTGCCGATTCCCGGCTCGATGGGACATGCCTCGTACGTCGGCGTCGCGGCGGAGGGGGCGGTCGAAACATTCTATTCCGTCAATCACGGCGCCGGCCGCGTGCTGGACAAGCCGGAAGCCGTGGCCGCTTTCACCGAACAGCTCGTTGTGCGCGAGCTTGAAACCAAGAACATTCGCCTGTATCGCTATGGCGAAGGCAACCTCGCCGAGCAAGCGCCCAGCTCGTTCAAAGATGTTTCGCAGGTCGTTGCCGCGATGGCGGCGCTGGGCCTGGCGCAGCCCGTCGTTCGGCTGCGGCCGGTAGCCGTATTGAAGGGCTGA
- a CDS encoding aminoglycoside phosphotransferase family protein gives MKPDAAVPALDAAVVQEHLAAYFAAAHPGDVTVAGLDIRRKWLDPDKGATVLYALTLTTATQGRHEQQYVGKVVRSEKAEEEYRAAVKKAKVQPALGEAVISLPRLRLLLYAFPNDPKLKLLTPAKLQEWLTANLRRVWREARREPSWQVTQAGVESLRYVPGKRFTGRGRATVVNTEGSAHELRFIVKQLKDEKAAKKSYRNLVKLWASWPEPAQGESRPPIRFPRPLAYDARHAAIFLEELPGENLWEVFLRTGDLTLIKQAGSLLAQLHRSKRRVPKRVSRRGEWRENRPVLAALKREVPELRPRLLRCWREWRLAAKSAREPEVLLHGSFRLNHIFVHQGELALIDLDSLRLGPPAYDVANLISSLYYLEGLGQITARQRLAITQHLVAGYAEQTPHRITAEELGWYLISLLINKQMSKLMAHDHAGRRDRIGELLGQAEAIWTQSRALPATATMVDLTGQLLQAEGNRPPA, from the coding sequence ATGAAACCCGATGCCGCTGTGCCGGCACTCGACGCGGCCGTGGTGCAGGAGCATCTCGCCGCATATTTCGCCGCCGCGCATCCCGGCGACGTCACGGTCGCCGGTCTCGACATCCGCCGCAAGTGGCTCGATCCTGACAAGGGCGCAACGGTTCTCTATGCGCTCACGCTCACGACCGCCACGCAGGGCAGGCACGAGCAACAATACGTCGGCAAAGTTGTGCGCAGTGAAAAAGCCGAAGAGGAATACCGTGCAGCGGTGAAGAAGGCAAAGGTGCAGCCGGCGCTTGGCGAGGCTGTCATTTCGTTGCCCCGCTTGCGGCTGTTGCTCTATGCTTTTCCCAATGATCCCAAACTCAAATTGCTCACGCCCGCGAAGCTGCAGGAGTGGCTCACCGCCAATCTCCGCCGCGTTTGGCGCGAAGCTCGCCGCGAGCCGTCATGGCAAGTCACGCAGGCCGGGGTGGAAAGCCTGCGCTATGTTCCCGGCAAGCGCTTCACCGGTCGAGGCCGCGCTACCGTTGTAAATACGGAGGGCAGCGCGCACGAGCTGCGCTTCATCGTCAAACAGCTCAAAGACGAAAAGGCGGCGAAGAAATCGTATCGCAATCTCGTGAAACTGTGGGCCTCATGGCCGGAGCCGGCGCAGGGAGAGAGCCGTCCGCCCATTCGCTTTCCGCGGCCGTTGGCATACGATGCACGCCACGCGGCTATCTTTCTCGAAGAGCTGCCCGGCGAGAATCTCTGGGAAGTATTCTTGCGGACCGGTGATCTGACGTTGATAAAACAGGCCGGCAGTCTGCTGGCGCAGCTTCATCGCAGCAAGCGCCGGGTTCCGAAACGCGTATCCCGGCGCGGCGAATGGCGGGAAAATCGGCCGGTGCTTGCCGCACTCAAGCGGGAGGTTCCCGAGCTGAGGCCGCGGCTGCTGCGTTGCTGGCGCGAGTGGCGGCTGGCAGCAAAGTCCGCGCGCGAACCCGAGGTGTTGCTGCACGGCAGCTTTCGCCTCAATCATATTTTCGTGCATCAAGGCGAGTTGGCGCTCATCGACCTCGACAGCCTGCGCCTGGGCCCGCCGGCTTATGATGTGGCAAACCTGATCTCTTCCCTCTATTACCTGGAAGGTCTGGGCCAAATCACTGCCCGCCAGCGCCTGGCGATCACGCAGCATCTGGTTGCAGGATATGCGGAGCAAACTCCGCATCGCATTACTGCAGAGGAGCTCGGTTGGTACCTCATCAGCCTGCTCATCAACAAACAGATGAGCAAACTCATGGCGCATGATCATGCCGGCCGTCGCGACAGAATCGGCGAGCTGCTCGGGCAGGCAGAAGCGATTTGGACGCAGAGCCGCGCTTTGCCGGCCACGGCAACGATGGTGGATTTGACCGGCCAACTGCTGCAAGCCGAGGGCAACAGGCCGCCGGCCTGA
- a CDS encoding glycosyltransferase family 4 protein, protein MNIAYLSADFGVPVFGFKGASIHVREVTAALRRQGHTVHLISSAIAEEHAGEAELLAVPAQPSHAALFKELSQLDAFLGVETRVRHELRNLLYNFTLYEAARDYLRQMPAEVIYERYSLFAYAGLKLARTLGIPHLLEVNAPLSHEQEKMRGLDLKVLARHLEQRIWNETDRLLVVSTELKQLALSMGVPAERIVVLPNGVDPARFLAVAAAGREWLAQRSGSRLCGPAVRAQWQLADKCVIGFVGSLKSWHGTETLVQAFEQMPAHTHLLVVGDGPQREALEQHVRTHILGAQVTFTGKVPYDDIPAYIDAMDITVAPYTPNENFYFSPIKIYEYMMMAKPVVAGALGQVAEIVASGQNGLLYEPGNVTALRQALQQLADDRERRKEMGKAGQAWVQRERTWDHNATVIIRHAQALRDAGAQMKGAAA, encoded by the coding sequence ATGAACATTGCCTACCTCAGTGCTGATTTCGGCGTGCCGGTTTTCGGCTTCAAAGGCGCGAGCATTCACGTGCGTGAGGTGACGGCGGCCTTGCGGCGGCAGGGTCACACCGTGCACCTCATCTCCTCCGCCATCGCAGAGGAGCATGCCGGTGAGGCGGAGCTGCTCGCGGTGCCGGCCCAGCCATCACACGCTGCGTTGTTCAAAGAGCTGAGTCAGTTGGATGCGTTTCTCGGTGTCGAGACACGCGTGCGCCACGAATTGCGCAACCTGCTCTATAATTTTACCCTGTATGAGGCAGCGCGCGACTATCTCCGGCAAATGCCGGCCGAAGTGATTTATGAACGGTACTCGCTTTTCGCCTATGCCGGCCTCAAACTGGCGCGCACGCTCGGCATTCCCCACCTGCTCGAAGTCAATGCGCCGCTGAGCCACGAACAGGAGAAAATGCGTGGACTGGATTTGAAAGTCCTGGCGCGCCATCTCGAACAGAGAATCTGGAACGAGACGGACCGGTTGCTGGTGGTTTCCACGGAGTTGAAGCAATTGGCGCTGAGCATGGGTGTGCCCGCCGAGCGCATTGTGGTGTTGCCGAATGGCGTGGATCCGGCGCGTTTCCTGGCGGTGGCGGCTGCCGGCCGCGAATGGCTAGCGCAGCGCAGCGGCTCGCGTTTGTGCGGTCCGGCGGTGCGGGCGCAGTGGCAGCTTGCGGACAAATGCGTCATCGGGTTCGTCGGCAGTCTCAAGAGCTGGCACGGCACCGAAACGCTGGTGCAGGCCTTCGAACAGATGCCGGCGCACACGCATCTGCTCGTCGTCGGTGATGGCCCGCAGCGCGAAGCCTTGGAGCAGCACGTGCGCACACACATTCTCGGCGCACAAGTCACGTTCACCGGCAAAGTGCCGTATGACGACATCCCCGCCTATATCGACGCGATGGACATCACGGTCGCGCCCTACACGCCCAACGAAAATTTCTACTTCTCGCCGATCAAGATCTACGAGTACATGATGATGGCCAAACCGGTGGTGGCCGGCGCCCTCGGCCAGGTGGCGGAAATCGTGGCATCCGGACAAAACGGTCTGCTTTACGAGCCGGGCAATGTGACGGCGTTGCGGCAGGCGCTGCAGCAACTCGCTGACGATCGCGAACGCCGCAAAGAAATGGGCAAGGCCGGACAGGCATGGGTGCAACGCGAGCGCACGTGGGATCACAACGCCACCGTGATCATCCGCCACGCCCAAGCGCTGCGTGACGCCGGAGCACAGATGAAAGGAGCCGCGGCATGA
- a CDS encoding glycosyltransferase, with the protein MKGLRTAIVTGQYPPQVGGVGHSAQRVANLLADHGLEVHIIALQKHAEALPFDESFTSVLENNVQVHRVKVFHPGFDNHLGLSEADVLTRYNREMFDAVDYFQRRYHFEVLHGFFLYPAAFIATLVGRLHGVKTIASIRGNDIGKYAFDPLRLPFVRQTLEQADYVTSVATSLLELADRGIAPVAHKAKVILNSIAIAHSDRPAKPAFDLKGMVIGTAGLFRYKKGLVYLFKALAALRDQVDYSLLLVGDYFSADDRELHERYLREYDLLARTVITGKIPHQQMPAYLQWFDVLVFPSLFSEGCPLSMIEAMAMGKAVIGSRAGAIPEIIQHRENGMLVSPGSSAQILEALQELVVDSELRRRLGENARNSVAHLRTEHEFEEWLRVYRQALMVKV; encoded by the coding sequence ATGAAAGGATTGCGCACCGCCATCGTCACCGGACAGTATCCGCCCCAGGTCGGCGGCGTGGGACATTCCGCCCAGCGCGTGGCCAACCTGCTCGCTGATCACGGTTTGGAAGTGCATATCATCGCTTTACAAAAGCACGCCGAGGCCCTGCCCTTTGACGAATCCTTCACCAGCGTGCTGGAAAACAACGTGCAAGTGCATCGCGTCAAAGTGTTTCATCCCGGCTTCGACAATCACCTCGGCCTCTCGGAGGCCGACGTGCTGACCCGCTACAATCGCGAGATGTTCGATGCGGTGGATTATTTCCAGCGCCGCTACCATTTCGAGGTATTGCACGGCTTCTTCCTTTATCCCGCGGCCTTCATTGCCACGCTGGTGGGCAGACTGCACGGTGTGAAAACAATTGCTTCGATCCGCGGCAATGACATCGGCAAGTACGCCTTCGATCCCTTGCGCCTGCCGTTTGTGCGTCAAACCCTGGAACAGGCGGACTACGTGACCTCGGTTGCGACCAGCCTGCTGGAGCTGGCCGACCGCGGCATCGCACCGGTGGCGCACAAAGCCAAAGTGATTCTGAATTCGATCGCCATCGCGCACAGCGATCGCCCCGCCAAACCCGCGTTCGATTTGAAAGGCATGGTGATCGGCACCGCCGGCCTGTTCCGTTACAAGAAGGGGCTGGTGTATCTATTCAAAGCACTGGCCGCGTTGCGCGACCAAGTGGATTACTCGCTGCTGCTGGTGGGCGATTACTTCAGCGCTGATGATCGTGAGCTGCACGAGCGCTATTTACGGGAGTATGATCTGCTCGCCCGCACCGTCATCACCGGCAAGATTCCGCATCAACAAATGCCGGCTTATTTGCAATGGTTCGACGTTCTGGTTTTCCCCTCGCTGTTCTCGGAAGGCTGCCCGCTTTCCATGATCGAGGCCATGGCCATGGGCAAGGCGGTGATCGGCTCGCGCGCCGGCGCGATTCCCGAGATCATCCAGCATCGCGAAAACGGCATGCTCGTCAGCCCGGGTTCGAGTGCGCAAATTCTCGAGGCCTTGCAGGAGCTGGTTGTGGATTCGGAGTTGCGCCGGCGGCTGGGCGAGAATGCCCGCAACAGCGTGGCGCACCTGCGCACCGAGCATGAGTTCGAAGAATGGCTGCGCGTTTACCGGCAGGCATTGATGGTGAAGGTGTGA
- a CDS encoding phosphotransferase, with the protein MPVDFTYTDPHLPHLPTLTDTEKMVEVFNAHPGRVFAGGLERVLRAGIEKIYYRPGQHVSALYRVQLESGEDHWLFAKSLVARKAENQFHKALAAVSPVTAAVLPPSFWPECDMVVWPFPADEKMPALRRLVQPAFVAAQFEQHQKEFGLEGRWQVQQVRTRRIKYMPRKRCVLRYHLTLSNATGESRELAFFSKTCGEAASRRYFENTRRAYQAFTPKSGDARESAGRLGLQIPRPILWLEEQSTFWQEEWPGRPVLESLPQRDWQPLFTQIAALLASLHTSHLADLPQGESLEAISTAAELDAGHFLQIFPQYRPTIAAVLAALLGRKAEIAGSIRERTPVHGALRLEQLLGNDTALALLDWDALALGDPLADLAEFIASLRLLEFSQGLERARVRAVAEQLCATYARLVPWPLEHRRLAWYLLAFWIGKMHLAVVNLDYRIMAKFADAWQVCEEWLAQG; encoded by the coding sequence ATGCCGGTTGATTTCACCTACACCGATCCGCATTTGCCGCATTTGCCGACGCTGACCGACACCGAAAAAATGGTCGAGGTGTTCAATGCGCATCCGGGGCGAGTCTTTGCCGGCGGGTTGGAACGCGTGCTGCGCGCTGGAATCGAAAAGATCTATTACCGGCCGGGGCAGCATGTCAGTGCGCTGTATCGCGTGCAACTCGAGTCCGGCGAGGATCATTGGCTGTTTGCGAAATCTCTCGTGGCGCGCAAAGCAGAGAATCAATTTCACAAAGCACTCGCGGCGGTTTCCCCGGTGACCGCTGCGGTCTTGCCGCCGAGCTTCTGGCCGGAATGCGACATGGTGGTGTGGCCCTTTCCCGCTGATGAAAAAATGCCCGCCTTGCGTCGCTTGGTGCAGCCGGCCTTTGTCGCTGCGCAGTTTGAGCAGCACCAAAAAGAATTCGGGCTGGAGGGCCGCTGGCAAGTGCAGCAGGTGCGCACCCGGCGCATCAAATACATGCCGCGCAAGCGCTGTGTGCTGCGCTATCACCTCACGCTGTCCAACGCCACCGGCGAATCCCGCGAGCTGGCATTCTTCAGCAAGACTTGTGGCGAGGCCGCCAGCCGCCGCTATTTCGAAAACACGCGCCGCGCTTATCAAGCCTTCACGCCAAAGTCCGGCGACGCCCGGGAAAGCGCCGGTCGCCTCGGATTGCAGATTCCCCGGCCTATTCTTTGGCTGGAAGAACAGAGCACGTTTTGGCAGGAGGAATGGCCCGGCCGGCCGGTGCTGGAATCGCTGCCGCAACGCGATTGGCAGCCTTTGTTCACGCAGATCGCCGCGCTGCTGGCCAGCTTGCACACCAGTCACCTGGCAGATTTACCGCAAGGTGAATCGCTCGAGGCGATCAGCACCGCCGCGGAGCTGGATGCCGGACATTTTCTCCAGATCTTTCCGCAATATCGCCCGACGATCGCAGCCGTGCTGGCAGCCCTGCTCGGCCGCAAAGCAGAAATCGCCGGCAGCATCCGGGAACGCACGCCGGTTCACGGCGCGTTGCGCCTGGAACAATTGCTGGGCAACGACACCGCGCTGGCATTGCTGGACTGGGACGCGCTGGCGCTCGGCGATCCCCTTGCTGATCTGGCGGAGTTCATCGCGTCGCTGCGCTTGCTGGAATTTTCTCAAGGACTCGAACGCGCGCGCGTGCGGGCTGTGGCTGAGCAATTGTGCGCGACTTACGCGCGGCTGGTGCCCTGGCCGCTCGAGCACCGGCGGCTGGCGTGGTACCTGCTGGCGTTTTGGATTGGAAAGATGCATCTCGCCGTCGTCAATCTCGATTATCGCATCATGGCGAAATTCGCGGATGCCTGGCAGGTGTGTGAGGAGTGGTTGGCGCAGGGTTGA